The following nucleotide sequence is from Lacinutrix sp. Hel_I_90.
CTAAAGCCTGAATGGTATTCAGATAATTTTTGACCGATTAAAATGTTTTGGAATAGGGTTAAAAAACGATTCGCAATATATTTATAGAGTGGCATTCCTCCTCGCAACGCACCTTTCCCTAAAATTCTTGATCCCATGACAACTGGATACACGTCATTTGCAATCAAATATGCCATGGAGTGAATCAATTTTGGCGTGTACTGGTAATCGGGATGTAACATAACAATTATATCACCTCCAAGAGACAGCGCCTTCTTGTAACAGCTTTTCTGATTAGCGCCATACCCTTTGTTTTCATCATGCATCAAAACATGCTTAATCCCTAATGCTTTTGCGACTTGAAGCGTCTCATCGGTACTATTATCATCCACTAAAACAACTTCATCGACAATGTCAAACGGAATTTCTTCGTAGGTTTTTTGTAGTGTCTCCGAAGCATTATACGCAGGAAGTACAACGATAACTTTTTTAGTGTTAATCATGATTTTTGGCTAATTGCGCTTAAAACGCAAAAAATGACATGTTTTTTTTACGATGGTCAATTTAACAACTATATTTATATAAGCAAAACAAAAGCATCATTGAAGTTACAAAAATTCAACAGCTCTTTTTACAGAACTTTAACGCTATTTAGCATTCCGCTTCTCATTATTTTTTTCTTGAGAATTTTTGGATTTGATGGTTTATATGGGCAAGATTCGTATGAATATTTACGCTATACAAATGCCATTCAAGATTATATAGGAGGTGGCGCACATCCCGGACATTATTTTTGGCCTGTATTATATCCAACGCTGGGAAGTGTCTTTGGTTTTATTTTTGGAAGCGCTTTTGCTTTACAATTAATAAGCGGCTTGAGTCTTTCCATAGCCTGTGTTTATATTTTAAAAACCATTCGGCTTCTTTATCCAGATTCTAAATTTAAATTTTTCTATGTGTTAATTTTTGGCACTTTTAGTCCTTTTCTATTAAAAATGGGCTTGATTGTAATGTCTGATGCCTTGGCCTTAGTTTTTATAGTGTTATCGTTTTATTTCTTTTTTAAATCCTACTATCAAAAAACAAGTTTAACGCTCGTTTTCGTCTTTGCTACATGTGCTTTAATGGCCAGATATGCAGCGCTCTTTATTACCTTTCCTATTATAGCATATGCCTTGTATTTGGTTTTCAAACGAAGGAAAATAAACCAATTTGTGATTGCAATTCTATTGAGTATAACTACCTCAATTCCTTTTATAATTTTTCAATGGGACGCATTATTTGAAGCGTCTTCTAATTACTTTCTAAAAGTTTGGTCAGTTATGAATTATTTTAAATCAAATTATATAACTGAAGATGGAACACAAGGTTATCTGTTTCCAAATTTAATCTATGCTTTTTATTTGTTTTTTCACCCTGGATTTATCTTTATTGGAAGTGTTTTAAGCCTCATGACCTTAAAAGATTATAAATCGCTCTTTACTTTTCATCAAAAAATGCTGATGATTTGCAGTGCCTTGTATATTTTCTTCTTGGCAGGAATTCCATTTCAAAACCCGCGAATTCTCGCTCTATTATTTCCATTGGTATTGATTTTATTATTTCCGGCTTTTAAAAAACTAATGACTATCACATGGATTAACCATTTTTTTATTCCAATAGCAATTGTTTGCATAGGATTACAACTCGCTTTTTTCACAATGACTTTCCATCATATATTTTCACGTACGATGATTGAAAAAGAAATTGCAACCATGATTGAACCCTATCAAGGCAAAACTTTGTATAGTTTTGATGTTGACTTGGCACTCCAAGGTCGCGGTTTAGATTTTGAGTATAAAAACATGTATAGGGAACGTTACCAAAATTTTAATAAAAACGATTTTATTTTGTTTGATCCGTCTCGCTATAAAGTACAATGGAAGGATAAAAACCCAATGTTAAACTGGGAATTCATTGAAAAAAATTATGAATTAAAAGTATTGAAAACGCATCCTGAAGGATGGATATTATATCAAATTCAATAGGTATGATTTGGATCAGGATCAAATACCGCTTAGGTTTATTATACAAAATTAGCTTATTCAAGCTTGGCTTTGGGCGGTTGCTATTAAAGAATCGCTATGGCGAACG
It contains:
- a CDS encoding glycosyltransferase family 2 protein; the protein is MINTKKVIVVLPAYNASETLQKTYEEIPFDIVDEVVLVDDNSTDETLQVAKALGIKHVLMHDENKGYGANQKSCYKKALSLGGDIIVMLHPDYQYTPKLIHSMAYLIANDVYPVVMGSRILGKGALRGGMPLYKYIANRFLTLFQNILIGQKLSEYHSGFRAFSAEVFNSLNLESNSNDFIFDNEMLCQIFNKGFEIAEITCPTTYSSESSSINFKRSMTYGFGVLRVSVQYFLHKKELVSFEIFK
- a CDS encoding glycosyltransferase family 39 protein, translating into MKLQKFNSSFYRTLTLFSIPLLIIFFLRIFGFDGLYGQDSYEYLRYTNAIQDYIGGGAHPGHYFWPVLYPTLGSVFGFIFGSAFALQLISGLSLSIACVYILKTIRLLYPDSKFKFFYVLIFGTFSPFLLKMGLIVMSDALALVFIVLSFYFFFKSYYQKTSLTLVFVFATCALMARYAALFITFPIIAYALYLVFKRRKINQFVIAILLSITTSIPFIIFQWDALFEASSNYFLKVWSVMNYFKSNYITEDGTQGYLFPNLIYAFYLFFHPGFIFIGSVLSLMTLKDYKSLFTFHQKMLMICSALYIFFLAGIPFQNPRILALLFPLVLILLFPAFKKLMTITWINHFFIPIAIVCIGLQLAFFTMTFHHIFSRTMIEKEIATMIEPYQGKTLYSFDVDLALQGRGLDFEYKNMYRERYQNFNKNDFILFDPSRYKVQWKDKNPMLNWEFIEKNYELKVLKTHPEGWILYQIQ